The genome window TTGCAGGTCACGGTAGTCGTCGTCCGCGGTCGACTGGTCAATAAACCAGCGGTACTGCCGCAGGTCGTTCGGGTGGTAAATCAGGACCGCTTCACTCGGCAGGCCATCTCGGCCCGCCCGGCCTGCTTCCTGGTAGTAGGACTCAATGTTTTGCGCAGCGGTCGCGTGAATTACAAAGCGGACGTTGCTCTTGTCAATTCCCATCCCAAAGGCACTCGTAGCTACAATCGTGTTGACCCTGTCAAATTGAAAATCGTCCTGAACCCGGGCCCGGGTCGCCGCATCCATTCCGGCATGGTAACCCACGACCGCGAAGTGGTGTTCCAGCAGGTAGGTTGTCAGTTCATCCACTCCCCGGCGGGTATTGACGTAAATAATCCCGGCTTCCTGAGCATGGGCTTTCAGGTATTCCCGAATGTAACGACGGGTACTTTTTTCCGGGTGCACCACCCGAAAACTAATATTGGGCCGGGCAAAGCTGGTGATAATAAAATTGTCCTTCTCAATTGCCAATTGCTGCCCAATGTCTTCCTGCACCGCCGGGGTTGCCGTCGCGGTCAGTGCCAGGATGTTGGGTCGCGACTTGAGCTGGCCGATTGCTTCCTTTAGTTGGCGGTAGGCGGGCCGAAAATCGTGTCCCCACTGGGAAATACAGTGGGCTTCGTCAATTGCAACCAGGTCGATTGGCAGAAAATTCAACTGATAGCGGAAGTATTCCATGTTCAGGCGTTCCGGCGTAACGTAAATTAACTTGACCTGCCCCTCATATGCCTGGCGCAGGATGGGGTTGACCTCCTCCTGGGGAATAGTACTGTTGATGGCCGCGGCAGCAATCCCGTTTTGGCGGAGTGCGTCCACCTGGTCCTTCATCAAAGAAATCAGGGGCGAAACAACCAGTGTGACCCCTGGCTTAACTAGGGCCGGAATCTGGTAGCAGAGTGACTTGCCGCCACCAGTCGGCATGACGGCTAGGACATTTTCACCGTTAATTACCCGGGAAATAACTTCTTTTTGTCCGCTCCGAAATGTCTTAAAGCCAAAATTATCTTTTAAAACCTGCTCTGGTGTTGCCACTGACGCCCCTCCTATTCATCCGCCGACTTACGACCGCTTTGCCAGCAAAATTTTAGTGCTGATCCACGGGCCGCCCCACCAGCCGTCAAAGCCGGTCTTGCTGACCTGCACATCATCAATTCCCATGTTATTTAGAACCTGCCGGTATTCAGCCATGTACTTCGTGTCAATAATGAGCAGCGTTCCGTCAGCTTTGAGGACCCGTGCGGCTTCCTGAAGGGCCCGGCCACGCTGGATTGCTGGTGTAATGTTATGCAGGGCAGCATCAATGATTACGTAGTCGAAAAGCTGG of Limosilactobacillus oris contains these proteins:
- the recQ gene encoding DNA helicase RecQ; protein product: MATPEQVLKDNFGFKTFRSGQKEVISRVINGENVLAVMPTGGGKSLCYQIPALVKPGVTLVVSPLISLMKDQVDALRQNGIAAAAINSTIPQEEVNPILRQAYEGQVKLIYVTPERLNMEYFRYQLNFLPIDLVAIDEAHCISQWGHDFRPAYRQLKEAIGQLKSRPNILALTATATPAVQEDIGQQLAIEKDNFIITSFARPNISFRVVHPEKSTRRYIREYLKAHAQEAGIIYVNTRRGVDELTTYLLEHHFAVVGYHAGMDAATRARVQDDFQFDRVNTIVATSAFGMGIDKSNVRFVIHATAAQNIESYYQEAGRAGRDGLPSEAVLIYHPNDLRQYRWFIDQSTADDDYRDLQYQKLQAVANYASTPECLQQYIVRYFGQDCPPCGHCSNCTDQRNVQDITAESKQVLAMVQELHGHFGKGVVAQALTGSHSQRMNEIGAPQLPSFGALRNFSKQEAASLIDYLVAVGILQTVGSQYPVIQIAQDGWAVLKGEQQVTRRQEERPARLRTQLAESPDTAALFELLRQKRRELADKQGVPPFMVFSDKTLHDMAQVKPQTSRDFLEVNGVGQQKLARYGQLMMDVIGEYLAGEN